The Pseudomonas sp. HOU2 DNA window CAGCGCCTGACGGGTCAGAGCGATTTCCGCGTCACCCAGTGGGGCGCCGTGGCAATCTTCCTTGCCCTGCTTGTTCGGCGAACCGAAACCGATGGTGGTCTTGCAGCAGATCAGGGTCGGCAGCGGGCTCTTGCGCGCGGTCTCGATGGCGGTCTTGATCTCTTCCGGATCGTGACCGTCGACGTTGCGGATTACCTGCCAGTTGTAGGATTCGAAACGCTTCGGCGTGTCATCGGTGAACCAGCCTTCGACTTCGCCGTCGATGGAGATGCCGTTGTCATCGTAGAAGGCGATCAGCTTGCCCAGACCCAGCGTACCGGCCAGGGAAGCGACTTCGTGGGAAATGCCTTCCATCATGCAGCCATCACCGAGGAACACATAGGTGTGGTGATCAACGATATCGTGGCCAGGACGGTTGAACTGCGCGCCCAGGACTTTTTCCGCCAGGGCGAAGCCGACAGCATTGGCCAGACCCTGACCCAGCGGGCCGGTGGTGGTTTCGACGCCCGGGGTGTAGCCGAATTCCGGGTGACCCGGGGTGCGGCTGTGCAGTTGACGGAACTGCTTGAGGTCGTCGATCGACAGGTCGTAACCGGTCAGGTGCAGCAACGAGTAGATCAACATCGAGCCGTGGCCGTTGGACAGCACGAAGCGGTCACGGTCGGCGAACGACGGGTTGCTCGGGTTGTGCTTGAGGTAGTCGCGCCAAAGTACTTCGGCGATATCTGCCATACCCATAGGGGCACCGGGATGGCCGCTGTTGGCTTTTTGCACGGCATCCATGCTGAGGGCACGAATGGCGTTGGCACGCTCACGACGGCTAGGCATCGCTGATCTCCTGGGTGTGAATAGATTGAAACGGAAAAAAGGAGGGCATTTTCCCTCACCGGAGCGCTTCGGGGCAATGACAGATAGTCATCCAGAGGCGTTTTTCCCGTGCTGGGCGGCGGTTTCGTCTGGTGAAACCTTTCCGCTGTTCGTTTGTAGAGTTAACCAGCCAGTGAGAAGTGCCATCTATCGAGCAATATCAAAACTTTTTGATATTGCCCTTGCGGCGCTTTCCCACCGTCACTAGACTGCTGCCCCATGAACTTACGCGTGCCTTCCATTCGCCATGACGACTGCGACGAGCTGGCGGCCCTGTGCAAGGCCGGTGGCGATCCGCTGCGCCTGAATGTATTGCGCGCGCTGGCCAACGACTCGTTCGGCGTACTGGAGCTGGCGCAGATTTTCGGCATCGGTCAGTCCGGCATGAGCCACCACCTCAAGGTGCTGGCCCAGGCCGATCTGGTGGCGACACGCCGTGAAGGCAACGCGATTTTCTATCGCCGCGCCCTGCCCCACACTGAATTGCTGGGTGGCAAGTTGCACGCCGCATTGTTAGAAGAAGTCGACAATCTGGTGCTGCCGGACGACGTGCAGGCGCGCATCGCTCAGGTCCACGGACAACGTGAAGCCGCCAGCCAGGACTTCTTCACCCGGGTTGCGGAGAAATTCCGCGCCCAGCAAGACTTGATCGCAGGCCTGCCGCAGTACCGCGACAGCGTGCTGGCCCTGCTCGACAAACTGAACTTCAATGGTGCTGCCACGGCCATTGAAGTCGGCCCCGGCGATGGTGCTTTTCTGCCGGAACTGGCCCGTCGCTTCAGCAACGTAACCGCGCTGGACAACAGCCCGGCGATGCTCGAACTGGCGCGTCAGGTATGTGAACGTGAACGGCTGGCTAACGTCAGCCTGCAATTGGCCGATGCATTGAATGGCACAAGCCTGACGGCCGATTGCGTGGTACTGAACATGGTGTTGCACCATTTCGCCGCGCCGGCCGAAGCGCTCAAGCACATGGCCGGCCTGCTGCAACCGGGCGGTAGCCTGCTCGTGACAGAGTTATGTAGCCACAACCAGAGTTGGGCCAGGGAGGCCTGCGGTGATCTGTGGTTGGGGTTTGAACAGGACGATTTGGCCCGTTGGGCCACCGCTGCGGGACTCGTTCCCGGGGAAAGCCTCTATGTAGGCTTACGTAATGGTTTCCAGATCCAGGTTCGCCACTTTCAGCGACCGGCTGGCGACACTCACCATCGGTAAATTCAGGAAAACATCGAGATGAGCGAATACTCCCTCTTCACCTCCGAGTCCGTGTCTGAAGGACATCCGGACAAAATCGCCGACCAGATTTCCGATGCGGTGCTGGACGCCATTATTGCCCAGGACAAACACGCACGCGTTGCCGTGGAAACCCTGGTCAAGACCGGCGTGGCCATCGTGGCCGGTGAAGTGACCACCAGCGCCTGGGTCGACCTGGAGCAGATCGTTCGTGACGTGATCTGCGACATCGGCTACACCAGCTCCGAAGTCGGCTTCGACGGTGCTACCTGCGGCGTGATGAACATCATCGGCAAGCAGTCCCCTGACATCAACCAGGGTGTTGACCGTGCCAAGCCTGAAGATCAGGGCGCCGGCGACCAGGGCCTGATGTTCGGCTACGCCAGCAACGAAACCGACGTGCTGATGCCAGCACCGATCACCTTCTCGCACCAGCTGGTGCAGCGTCAGGCCGAAGCCCGAAAATCGGGTCTGCTGCCTTGGCTGCGTCCGGACGCCAAGTCGCAAGTGACGTGCCGTTACGAAGGCGGCAAGGTGGTTGGTATTGACGCCGTGGTTCTGTCGACCCAGCACAACCCTGAAGTGTCGTACAAAGACCTGCGCGAAGGCGTGATGGAGCTGATCGTCAAGCACGTGCTGCCTGCCGAACTGCTGAGCAAAGACACCCAGTTCCACATCAACCCGACCGGCCAGTTCATCATTGGCGGCCCGGTAGGTGACTGCGGTCTGACCGGTCGCAAGATCATCGTCGACAGCTACGGCGGCATGGCCCGTCACGGCGGCGGCGCATTCTCCGGCAAGGATCCATCGAAGGTTGACCGTTCGGCGGCCTACGCTGGCCGTTAT harbors:
- a CDS encoding metalloregulator ArsR/SmtB family transcription factor, which codes for MNLRVPSIRHDDCDELAALCKAGGDPLRLNVLRALANDSFGVLELAQIFGIGQSGMSHHLKVLAQADLVATRREGNAIFYRRALPHTELLGGKLHAALLEEVDNLVLPDDVQARIAQVHGQREAASQDFFTRVAEKFRAQQDLIAGLPQYRDSVLALLDKLNFNGAATAIEVGPGDGAFLPELARRFSNVTALDNSPAMLELARQVCERERLANVSLQLADALNGTSLTADCVVLNMVLHHFAAPAEALKHMAGLLQPGGSLLVTELCSHNQSWAREACGDLWLGFEQDDLARWATAAGLVPGESLYVGLRNGFQIQVRHFQRPAGDTHHR
- the metK gene encoding methionine adenosyltransferase translates to MSEYSLFTSESVSEGHPDKIADQISDAVLDAIIAQDKHARVAVETLVKTGVAIVAGEVTTSAWVDLEQIVRDVICDIGYTSSEVGFDGATCGVMNIIGKQSPDINQGVDRAKPEDQGAGDQGLMFGYASNETDVLMPAPITFSHQLVQRQAEARKSGLLPWLRPDAKSQVTCRYEGGKVVGIDAVVLSTQHNPEVSYKDLREGVMELIVKHVLPAELLSKDTQFHINPTGQFIIGGPVGDCGLTGRKIIVDSYGGMARHGGGAFSGKDPSKVDRSAAYAGRYVAKNIVAAGLAERCEIQVSYAIGVAQPTSISLNTFGTGKISDDKIIKLVREVFDLRPYAITTMLDLLHPMYQETAAYGHFGRAPQTKTVGEDTFTTFTWEKTDRADALRSAAGL